From one Henriciella marina DSM 19595 genomic stretch:
- the gspD gene encoding type II secretion system secretin GspD produces the protein MKKLLAAMAILTVGALAPTANAQTDRHVLSLDDVEITALIDDVSTITGYTFILHPDVGRTRVTVLSQTPMTTNEVFEVFLSTLRVNGFAAIPAGRGVYRIVPEALAVGEAGGAASGPNAFVTQVFTLDSFGAVEAAQMLKPIIDAQGQVVANARSNSVVVVDYASNMPRIREVIQSLDTSDRTEVRTIALKSVPAREMEGILVNLLGTQDGNARANFEVTASQTSNSVIIRGDSPTVARAVEVATELDAAEPTRDNIRVIQLNNATAEELAPVLESLALAMADQRGPAESTAPPATIAAHVESNSLVISAAPDALLAMERVVDALDQRRAQVLVEAIIVEMSDDTARELGVQFLLSGTGDSTTPFASTNFSRSAPNLLALAGAIIDPDIGDGGEGGGSNQFTNAAINSLLGVNGSVLGIGGQDGDTLFGAIINAVEQDTNSRVLSKPFNMTLDNGTSSLLVGQDVPLTSGEVLGNDNSNPFRTVQREQVGVKLEVTPRISSDSTIRLDIYQEVSSVDDFIGGGFSPDIILNTREFRTSLLADDGEIIVLGGLIEQTDSTVNSKVPFLGDIPIAGNLFKSEGRSNTRTNLMIFIKPTIVRSRGDAQAVTGRNYNYIRAQELLRTKDIGVSLDTFLSEVLGPEAPTE, from the coding sequence ATGAAGAAACTCCTCGCCGCCATGGCGATCCTCACGGTCGGAGCGCTGGCGCCAACCGCCAATGCGCAGACCGACCGCCATGTTCTCAGTCTCGACGATGTCGAGATCACGGCCCTGATCGACGATGTTTCGACGATCACCGGGTATACATTCATCCTGCATCCGGATGTTGGCCGCACACGGGTCACGGTCCTCTCGCAGACGCCAATGACGACCAATGAAGTCTTTGAAGTCTTCCTCTCCACCCTGCGCGTAAACGGCTTCGCCGCGATCCCGGCGGGCAGGGGCGTCTACCGCATTGTACCCGAGGCGCTCGCTGTCGGTGAAGCAGGCGGGGCCGCTAGCGGTCCGAACGCCTTTGTTACCCAGGTCTTCACCCTCGACAGTTTCGGCGCGGTCGAAGCCGCCCAGATGCTGAAACCCATCATTGATGCGCAGGGACAGGTCGTGGCGAATGCACGTTCCAACTCTGTCGTCGTCGTGGACTACGCCTCAAACATGCCGCGCATCCGCGAAGTCATTCAGTCGCTCGACACGTCTGACCGGACCGAAGTTCGCACCATCGCCCTGAAAAGCGTGCCAGCCCGTGAAATGGAGGGGATTCTCGTGAACCTCCTCGGCACGCAGGATGGAAATGCCCGCGCCAACTTTGAAGTCACCGCCTCACAGACCAGTAATTCGGTGATCATTCGCGGCGATAGCCCGACCGTGGCGCGTGCCGTTGAGGTCGCGACTGAACTCGACGCCGCCGAGCCGACCCGGGACAATATCCGGGTTATCCAGCTGAACAATGCGACCGCCGAAGAGCTGGCGCCCGTGCTCGAGTCGCTGGCGCTCGCAATGGCCGACCAGCGCGGCCCAGCAGAAAGCACTGCGCCGCCGGCCACGATCGCGGCCCATGTGGAATCAAACTCTCTCGTCATCAGCGCGGCGCCTGACGCACTGCTTGCAATGGAGCGGGTCGTTGATGCGCTCGACCAGCGCCGGGCACAGGTTCTGGTCGAAGCGATCATCGTGGAGATGTCGGATGACACCGCCCGTGAGCTTGGCGTTCAGTTCCTGCTCTCAGGCACTGGCGACTCCACCACGCCCTTCGCGTCCACAAACTTCTCGCGTTCCGCGCCGAATCTCCTCGCGCTTGCGGGCGCTATCATTGATCCCGACATTGGAGACGGCGGCGAGGGCGGCGGATCAAACCAGTTCACCAATGCAGCCATCAATTCGCTCCTCGGCGTCAATGGCTCGGTGCTCGGCATTGGCGGCCAGGACGGCGACACGCTGTTCGGCGCGATCATCAACGCGGTAGAGCAGGACACGAACTCCCGCGTCCTCTCCAAGCCTTTCAACATGACGCTCGACAATGGCACGTCTTCGCTGCTTGTCGGTCAGGATGTGCCGCTGACGTCTGGCGAAGTGCTTGGCAATGACAATTCCAACCCGTTCCGCACGGTCCAGCGCGAACAGGTCGGCGTGAAGCTTGAAGTGACGCCGCGCATTTCCTCTGACAGCACGATCCGCCTCGATATCTATCAGGAAGTTTCCAGCGTCGATGATTTCATTGGCGGCGGCTTCTCGCCCGACATCATACTGAATACGCGAGAGTTTCGCACCAGCCTGCTTGCTGATGATGGCGAGATCATTGTGCTCGGCGGCCTCATTGAGCAGACCGACTCGACCGTCAATTCCAAGGTGCCGTTCCTTGGCGATATCCCCATTGCCGGAAACCTCTTCAAATCCGAGGGCCGCTCGAACACCCGCACAAATCTGATGATCTTCATCAAGCCGACCATCGTGCGTAGCCGCGGCGATGCACAGGCGGTGACGGGGCGCAATTACAATTATATCCGCGCGCAGGAGCTACTTCGCACGAAGGATATTGGTGTCAGCCTCGACACCTTTCTGAGCGAAGTCCTCGGCCCAGAGGCGCCGACAGAATAA
- the gspE gene encoding type II secretion system ATPase GspE has translation MSDTSTEIRTLTYAFARDKGLVVMGEEDGAISLGVRAGADPMAIVEARRALGRTLRFTPLDAGRFERELSETYARSAIENEEADAAMVGHGDLHSLIDDIPQTADLLDGDDDAPVVRLINGLIYEAVKRRASDVHIEPHEDNLSVRYRIDGVLQEVLTPSRKLASPLTSRVKVMARLDIAEKRIPQDGRISLSIGGRSIDVRVSTLPSRYGERVTMRLLDTRNALLGLDELGMDPETLARFRTVLAQPNGITLVTGPTGSGKTSTLYSALSVLNNGQRNVMTLEDPIEYGLDGISQTQMHHKVGLTFAATLRAILRHDPDVVMVGEVRDLETAKVAFEFSSTGRPVLSTVHTNSSVGAIQRLRDMGIEPYVIAATMRAVLAQRLVRKLCDSCKAPHEATSDEKAMFGLPAADALDFYRPVGCMACAQTGYQGRLGVYELLLVDQEMRRLIREDVSEDDLEAHAFAGQDTLFRNAARYVTTGQTSVEEVLRVCRREEDA, from the coding sequence ATGAGCGATACATCGACTGAAATCCGGACACTCACTTACGCCTTTGCACGCGACAAGGGCCTTGTCGTTATGGGCGAAGAAGATGGCGCAATCAGCCTCGGTGTGCGCGCTGGCGCAGACCCGATGGCGATCGTCGAAGCGCGCCGCGCTTTGGGGCGGACCTTACGCTTCACCCCCCTGGATGCGGGCCGGTTTGAGCGCGAGCTCTCTGAAACCTATGCCCGCAGCGCCATAGAGAATGAAGAAGCCGACGCGGCGATGGTTGGCCATGGTGACCTTCACTCCCTGATCGACGACATTCCGCAAACGGCAGATCTCTTGGACGGCGATGATGACGCACCTGTGGTGCGCCTGATCAATGGCCTTATCTATGAAGCAGTCAAACGCCGCGCCTCGGACGTTCACATCGAACCGCATGAGGACAATCTTTCGGTCCGCTACCGCATCGACGGCGTCTTGCAGGAAGTGCTGACGCCGTCCCGCAAGTTGGCCTCACCCCTGACCAGCCGGGTCAAAGTGATGGCGAGGCTCGATATTGCCGAAAAGCGCATCCCGCAGGATGGCCGGATCTCGCTCTCGATCGGTGGACGCTCCATCGACGTGCGTGTCTCGACCCTGCCGTCGCGCTATGGCGAGCGGGTCACCATGCGTCTCCTTGATACGCGCAACGCGCTGCTCGGTCTCGATGAGCTTGGCATGGACCCGGAAACGCTTGCCCGCTTCCGCACCGTTCTTGCCCAGCCAAATGGCATTACCCTCGTCACCGGGCCGACCGGGTCCGGCAAGACAAGCACGCTCTATTCGGCGCTATCTGTTCTGAACAATGGTCAGCGCAACGTCATGACGCTGGAGGACCCGATTGAGTATGGCCTCGACGGGATCAGCCAGACCCAGATGCACCACAAGGTCGGCCTCACTTTCGCGGCGACGCTGCGCGCGATCCTTCGCCACGATCCGGACGTCGTCATGGTTGGTGAGGTGCGTGACCTTGAGACGGCAAAAGTCGCCTTCGAATTCTCCTCCACAGGCCGCCCGGTGCTGTCCACCGTTCATACCAATTCATCCGTCGGCGCGATCCAGCGCCTGCGCGATATGGGGATCGAGCCTTATGTGATCGCCGCCACGATGCGCGCGGTTCTCGCCCAGCGGCTGGTCCGAAAGCTTTGCGATAGCTGCAAGGCCCCGCATGAGGCGACCTCAGACGAGAAAGCTATGTTCGGTCTACCAGCGGCAGACGCGCTAGACTTCTATCGTCCTGTCGGCTGCATGGCTTGCGCGCAGACAGGCTATCAGGGCCGCCTTGGTGTTTATGAGCTGCTCCTCGTCGATCAGGAGATGCGCCGTCTCATCCGCGAAGACGTCTCCGAGGATGATCTGGAGGCCCACGCTTTTGCAGGCCAGGACACGCTCTTCCGCAACGCCGCTCGCTATGTCACCACAGGCCAGACAAGCGTCGAGGAAGTCCTGCGCGTCTGCCGCAGGGAAGAGGACGCCTGA
- the gspK gene encoding type II secretion system minor pseudopilin GspK, whose amino-acid sequence MRGAARKSERGVALVTVLMIVAAMSAVAVTLSSTVLSMTSRARAVDAASQADWLALSSEEFGRVLIEEMFTATEGKLFAGMPGLGQPVRFEIDGGLITLTGSDGGNCFNVNRLAAPSAVADASGGNSTTPTTAEDYESLLDLAGLDDGNLTGLVASLVDWVDADQSPGMSGAENAFYASPGLQYRTPGIPMIDISELRAVRYYTPDIVEALSPLVCALPGGDEVPLNINTLSQAEAPLLSLAFSGALTVETARDLIFQRPIGGWPDVASFLAEPAVREISPELRRNDMLSVQSAYIEIEAAIDFMGTRRLVDIMYRLDGPQRAKTVWRERKG is encoded by the coding sequence ATGAGGGGGGCGGCACGTAAATCTGAAAGAGGCGTCGCGCTCGTCACGGTACTGATGATAGTCGCGGCCATGTCTGCCGTCGCTGTGACCCTGTCCTCAACGGTCCTCTCAATGACCAGCCGCGCACGGGCCGTCGATGCCGCCAGCCAGGCCGACTGGCTTGCGCTGTCGTCTGAGGAGTTCGGCCGTGTCCTGATCGAGGAGATGTTCACTGCAACCGAAGGCAAGCTCTTTGCCGGTATGCCGGGCCTCGGTCAGCCGGTGAGGTTTGAGATTGATGGCGGGCTCATCACGCTCACAGGCAGCGACGGGGGCAATTGTTTCAACGTGAACCGGCTTGCTGCGCCCAGTGCTGTGGCGGACGCATCAGGCGGCAATTCCACAACGCCGACAACCGCCGAAGACTATGAAAGCCTGCTCGACCTTGCGGGGCTTGATGATGGCAATCTGACAGGCCTTGTTGCGAGCCTAGTCGACTGGGTGGACGCCGACCAGTCACCGGGCATGAGCGGCGCGGAAAATGCCTTCTACGCCTCCCCGGGCCTGCAATACCGCACGCCAGGCATTCCTATGATCGACATCTCAGAGCTTCGGGCCGTTCGGTACTATACGCCAGACATCGTCGAAGCGCTGTCACCGCTTGTCTGTGCATTGCCCGGCGGAGACGAGGTGCCTCTAAACATCAACACGCTTAGCCAGGCAGAAGCGCCGCTCCTCTCGCTCGCCTTTTCCGGCGCGCTGACGGTAGAGACCGCCCGCGACCTCATCTTTCAGCGGCCTATTGGCGGTTGGCCCGATGTCGCCTCATTCCTGGCCGAACCAGCCGTGCGAGAAATCTCCCCAGAGCTTCGCCGCAACGACATGTTATCTGTCCAGTCAGCCTATATAGAAATCGAGGCAGCGATAGACTTCATGGGGACACGCCGCCTTGTGGACATCATGTACCGTCTGGATGGCCCGCAGCGCGCGAAAACTGTATGGCGAGAGCGGAAAGGGTAG
- a CDS encoding type II secretion system protein N: MGFEGRLSLPVNTGRLIEAARLALQFVLVILFAMLLARVIWLLIAPADAVSTLTLRPLPTPIQQTTRANARGDLSLLLTTNPFVSSGRTAEIVPDAPETTLNLKLVAIFMSTDPTADSATIVTPDNQTARFQPGEEIIPGTRLERVLSDRVIISRNGTEETLMRGGREAGLSVIGSPSDARQQTSTVQQPRTATFSPGVTARTLLASMNPIAETDNGAVEAFVLQPRSNPGLMQDAGLEPGDRLIRINNRPVFELDTAALAAELGSAQTVSVTVLRGGEARNLDIRFEEG, translated from the coding sequence ATGGGATTCGAAGGACGCTTATCGCTGCCCGTCAATACCGGGCGCCTTATAGAGGCCGCCCGCCTGGCGCTGCAGTTCGTGCTCGTCATTCTGTTTGCCATGCTTCTGGCGCGTGTGATCTGGTTGCTGATCGCGCCTGCCGATGCGGTTTCGACCCTGACGCTGCGCCCTCTGCCGACACCGATCCAGCAGACCACGCGAGCAAATGCCCGCGGCGATCTCAGCCTTCTGCTGACAACAAATCCGTTCGTTTCATCCGGCCGCACTGCGGAGATCGTGCCCGATGCGCCTGAAACCACGCTGAACCTCAAACTCGTTGCCATCTTCATGTCGACCGACCCGACAGCCGACTCAGCGACAATCGTGACCCCGGATAATCAGACCGCCCGTTTTCAGCCCGGCGAAGAAATCATCCCCGGTACGCGCCTTGAGCGGGTCCTCAGCGACCGCGTGATCATTTCGCGCAATGGCACTGAAGAAACCTTGATGCGCGGTGGCCGCGAAGCGGGCTTGTCAGTGATTGGAAGCCCCAGCGATGCACGCCAGCAGACCTCGACCGTACAGCAGCCGCGTACAGCCACCTTCTCGCCAGGCGTGACGGCCCGCACGCTGCTCGCCAGCATGAACCCGATTGCCGAGACAGATAATGGTGCAGTCGAGGCTTTTGTGCTCCAGCCGCGAAGCAATCCCGGGCTTATGCAGGATGCCGGGCTCGAGCCTGGCGACCGGCTGATCCGTATCAACAACAGACCCGTCTTTGAGCTCGATACAGCGGCGCTCGCTGCTGAATTGGGTTCGGCGCAGACTGTCAGTGTGACAGTATTGCGGGGCGGGGAAGCACGTAATCTCGATATCCGTTTCGAGGAGGGATGA
- a CDS encoding GspH/FimT family pseudopilin produces MRPRHLPARRDAGMTLVEVMLVIFIMGLVTSVAVMTLPPRETQQERAVRKVETVLRDAQDRSVLTGEIIGIQPTDTRIELVSWTGEEWLAIQRGALELPDGVRLEVLPPDGALQSREDTPQRIIFNPLGRAEPINVAVNWRSWSQRLTLTPDGEVIHDREG; encoded by the coding sequence ATGCGGCCCCGCCACCTGCCAGCCCGGCGCGATGCGGGCATGACGCTGGTCGAGGTGATGCTCGTGATCTTCATCATGGGTCTCGTCACCTCGGTCGCGGTCATGACGCTGCCGCCGCGCGAGACCCAGCAGGAGCGGGCGGTCCGCAAGGTCGAGACCGTGCTGCGTGATGCACAGGACAGGTCAGTTTTGACCGGAGAGATCATTGGCATCCAGCCGACAGATACAAGAATTGAGCTGGTCAGCTGGACGGGTGAGGAGTGGCTTGCCATCCAGCGCGGGGCGCTTGAACTCCCAGATGGCGTCAGGCTCGAAGTCCTCCCGCCCGATGGCGCCCTGCAGTCGCGTGAGGACACGCCCCAGCGCATCATCTTCAATCCACTCGGACGCGCCGAGCCCATCAATGTCGCGGTCAACTGGCGAAGCTGGTCGCAGCGCCTGACGCTCACCCCTGACGGGGAGGTGATCCATGACAGGGAAGGGTAG
- the gspM gene encoding type II secretion system protein GspM, with protein sequence MRDWWTGLSLREQGLIGLACAILVILIGWYGIVSPLLTARSDARVERQAAASDLAQVERLLAVRRAQMPLSAGVTSAGRAPYSGDAFKTEVTRAAQSAGLSISRLQGGEAGRFSMVFEQADARQLYYWMNEVENRLGGRIERMSIDQSSDNRVRATIDVVAGGG encoded by the coding sequence ATGAGAGACTGGTGGACCGGACTATCGCTACGCGAGCAGGGCCTGATCGGGCTCGCCTGTGCGATCCTCGTCATACTTATCGGATGGTACGGCATTGTCTCGCCGCTTTTGACGGCGCGTAGCGATGCGCGTGTCGAGAGGCAGGCGGCCGCCAGTGACCTTGCGCAGGTCGAACGGCTGCTCGCCGTCCGGCGCGCCCAGATGCCACTGTCAGCCGGTGTGACCTCTGCCGGGCGCGCCCCCTATAGCGGCGATGCGTTCAAGACCGAAGTCACGCGCGCTGCCCAGTCTGCGGGCCTCTCCATCTCGCGCCTGCAGGGCGGCGAAGCGGGGCGGTTTTCAATGGTTTTCGAGCAAGCCGACGCACGGCAGCTATATTACTGGATGAACGAGGTCGAAAATCGCCTCGGTGGACGGATCGAGCGTATGAGCATCGACCAGTCCTCAGACAACCGAGTAAGGGCCACGATCGACGTTGTGGCCGGAGGAGGCTGA
- the gspI gene encoding type II secretion system minor pseudopilin GspI: MTGKGRRSSQRGFSLVETIAALGILSLAAIPLMEVATGAVQNTARLESRLLARTTAENILARAISDPDPIELGVTEGTEIQMGRPYHWELTVFPTERDALLRLEVRVNEESREQILARLMTLKTLPARTTEQAAE, encoded by the coding sequence ATGACAGGGAAGGGTAGGCGATCCTCTCAGCGCGGCTTCAGCCTGGTGGAAACAATCGCGGCGCTCGGCATCCTGTCGCTGGCGGCTATCCCCCTGATGGAGGTCGCCACAGGCGCCGTCCAGAATACGGCTCGCCTTGAATCGCGCCTGCTCGCGCGCACCACGGCCGAGAACATTCTCGCCCGCGCGATATCTGATCCTGACCCAATTGAGCTCGGCGTTACTGAAGGCACAGAGATCCAGATGGGGCGTCCCTATCACTGGGAACTGACCGTCTTCCCAACCGAGCGCGACGCGCTTCTTCGCCTTGAGGTCCGCGTCAATGAAGAGAGCCGCGAACAGATCCTCGCTCGGCTGATGACGCTGAAAACGCTGCCCGCCAGAACCACTGAGCAGGCTGCCGAATGA
- the gspL gene encoding type II secretion system protein GspL, translated as MASLFVLLPAHAADTPLFGWREAGAWRFGDTMPVDRAGDTAVALVPGTAVTRHQVQFTAKKPSEARQAALFAVEDDVAEPVDQLHIALGRPDEEGTRDVLVVAAVDMAEWMAWLAANGLAAADLVATHSLMPDGVSAYQAPGEILLRKNGLAFALDDETPDDVLRLIAADPVGPVHGAALARRLRTTLTGEGALNPEAYIEMLANEYEQAEQGSVISLRQGIYTRRRQMGFDGARRWRFVAALAAGLVLLWLASVGLETSAYRNQADALRTETTALINATVPTANGDVDTAIASLRELQRVGASSVRPTIASAALYEALEEASNAEIRSLRYDAAGGQLTALVLIDDYAEADAIAGRLEINGFGVSLGQARQTGAQVLAEFVIEGAAS; from the coding sequence ATGGCCAGTCTCTTTGTTCTTCTTCCCGCGCACGCCGCCGACACGCCCCTTTTTGGTTGGCGCGAGGCAGGCGCGTGGCGTTTTGGCGACACGATGCCGGTAGACCGGGCTGGTGACACCGCTGTTGCGCTCGTGCCCGGCACGGCGGTCACGCGCCATCAGGTTCAGTTCACCGCGAAAAAGCCCTCCGAAGCTCGGCAGGCCGCTCTCTTTGCTGTCGAGGATGATGTCGCAGAGCCCGTGGACCAGCTTCACATCGCCCTTGGGCGTCCGGACGAAGAGGGCACACGCGATGTCCTGGTTGTAGCTGCGGTCGACATGGCAGAGTGGATGGCCTGGCTTGCCGCGAACGGACTGGCGGCAGCTGACCTTGTAGCGACGCATAGCCTGATGCCGGACGGCGTCTCAGCCTATCAAGCGCCCGGCGAAATCCTCCTCAGGAAGAACGGCCTCGCTTTCGCGCTCGATGACGAGACGCCAGACGATGTGCTTCGCCTGATTGCCGCCGATCCTGTCGGACCCGTGCATGGCGCGGCGCTGGCCCGCCGCCTTCGAACCACACTGACGGGAGAGGGCGCGCTCAACCCCGAAGCCTATATCGAGATGCTCGCCAACGAATATGAGCAGGCCGAACAGGGCAGCGTCATATCCTTGCGCCAGGGCATCTACACACGCCGCCGGCAGATGGGTTTTGACGGCGCGCGGCGCTGGCGCTTCGTTGCCGCGCTGGCGGCTGGCCTTGTGCTCCTCTGGCTTGCAAGCGTCGGTCTCGAAACCTCCGCCTACCGCAATCAGGCGGACGCTTTGCGCACAGAAACGACGGCCCTGATCAATGCCACGGTGCCGACCGCAAATGGCGACGTCGATACAGCCATTGCCAGCCTGCGTGAGCTTCAGCGGGTTGGCGCAAGCTCTGTCCGCCCGACAATCGCGTCCGCAGCGCTCTATGAAGCCCTGGAGGAGGCATCGAACGCCGAAATCCGGTCGCTTCGCTATGATGCTGCCGGTGGACAGCTTACGGCGCTTGTCCTCATCGATGATTACGCCGAAGCCGACGCCATCGCAGGCCGTCTCGAAATAAATGGTTTCGGTGTCTCGCTTGGCCAGGCGCGACAGACAGGCGCGCAGGTGCTTGCCGAGTTCGTAATTGAGGGAGCCGCCTCATGA
- the gspJ gene encoding type II secretion system minor pseudopilin GspJ produces the protein MRQVQPSSQSGFTLVETLVALLILSVMAIAGGSLLMRATDAGKQVRDRDIDIRQLDIAQAYIRDDLEAATLRAVETANGRGGLRFLTGGETRTTGALISFVRNGWINPEDAAERSGLQYVSYTLTQDGELVREAALRPDPTPSTPVTRRVLLTGVEAIDLAFWRGDELSLYWEGVPGTATNLLPDRVDFAVRFDDERILTITSLVGGVPS, from the coding sequence ATGAGACAGGTTCAACCTTCCTCTCAGTCCGGTTTCACGCTGGTCGAAACGCTGGTTGCCTTGCTCATCCTCTCGGTGATGGCGATCGCGGGAGGCAGCCTTCTGATGCGGGCCACTGATGCAGGCAAACAGGTGCGCGACCGCGATATCGATATCCGCCAGCTCGACATCGCGCAGGCCTATATTCGCGACGATCTGGAAGCGGCGACCTTGCGCGCCGTAGAGACCGCGAACGGGCGCGGCGGCCTTCGGTTTCTGACCGGCGGTGAGACCCGGACGACAGGTGCCTTGATCAGCTTTGTGCGCAATGGTTGGATCAATCCCGAAGACGCCGCAGAGCGCTCCGGTCTCCAATATGTCAGCTATACACTGACCCAGGATGGCGAGCTCGTTCGCGAAGCGGCCCTCCGGCCGGACCCGACCCCATCAACCCCTGTGACACGGCGCGTCCTGCTGACCGGGGTCGAAGCGATAGATCTCGCCTTCTGGCGCGGGGACGAGCTGTCTCTCTATTGGGAGGGCGTGCCCGGAACCGCAACAAATCTGCTGCCAGATCGCGTCGATTTTGCCGTCCGCTTCGACGATGAACGCATACTGACGATTACTAGCCTTGTCGGCGGGGTGCCATCATGA
- the gspG gene encoding type II secretion system major pseudopilin GspG, with the protein MFARKHRPATKKLRSKQAGFTLTEIMVVVFIIGLLSTVVLVNVLGARTSAQVQAARANVTALTNALEQYSLDMYDYPTEQQGLDALVDQPTDTTAAGSYRRGGYINSVPLDPWGRPFVYERPGEKSGKAYDLYSLGADGQEGGEDENADIGNWS; encoded by the coding sequence ATGTTCGCAAGAAAACACCGTCCGGCAACAAAGAAACTGCGCTCGAAACAGGCAGGCTTCACGCTGACCGAGATCATGGTCGTCGTCTTCATCATCGGCCTCCTTTCCACGGTCGTTCTGGTCAATGTGCTTGGCGCGCGAACGAGTGCGCAGGTTCAGGCCGCACGCGCCAATGTGACGGCACTCACCAATGCGCTCGAGCAATACAGTCTCGACATGTACGACTATCCGACCGAGCAGCAGGGCCTCGACGCGCTGGTGGATCAGCCGACAGATACGACCGCTGCGGGCAGCTACCGGCGCGGCGGCTATATCAATTCTGTCCCGCTTGATCCGTGGGGCCGTCCCTTCGTCTATGAGCGCCCGGGCGAGAAATCCGGCAAGGCCTACGACCTCTATTCGCTTGGCGCTGATGGCCAGGAAGGCGGCGAAGACGAGAACGCAGATATCGGTAACTGGAGCTAG
- the gspF gene encoding type II secretion system inner membrane protein GspF, which translates to MAVFDYQAIGTDGKKTRGVITADSARAARKELRLRQLSPLNIAESRKAKAGASLNGHDQKLAGGDLVVATRQLALLVKAGTPVEEAIGSVAAEAEKPATRKVFLGVRSSITDGHSVSEALNSAPRAFPPFYRAVVSSGQASGRLDEVLERLATHLEKSRKMRNKIMSALIYPIVLTVIALLVVTLLMVFVVPAIVEQFDTLGQDLPWLTDAVISISSFLRQWGIVVLILLVAGVWGLRRLFRQPRIAEARDRFILSLPVVGRLARGISSAAFARTFATLSASGSPVPDCLGAARGAMSNAVFRKATLSVRRRVEEGTGLARAMRAELVFPPILLHMVASGERGGDLAGMMERAADYLEDEFDNASTIALGLLEPIMIVVLAGIVALIVLAIMLPILQINQLAIG; encoded by the coding sequence ATGGCCGTCTTCGACTATCAGGCGATCGGGACGGACGGGAAGAAAACCCGCGGGGTCATCACGGCCGATTCCGCGCGCGCCGCCCGCAAGGAATTGCGCCTGCGCCAGCTTTCCCCGCTCAACATTGCCGAAAGCCGCAAGGCAAAGGCCGGAGCCTCGCTCAACGGACACGACCAGAAACTCGCAGGCGGCGACCTCGTCGTTGCGACGCGCCAGCTTGCCTTGCTGGTCAAGGCGGGCACCCCTGTCGAAGAGGCCATCGGCTCTGTGGCCGCCGAAGCTGAAAAGCCGGCAACCCGCAAGGTCTTCCTCGGTGTTCGGTCGTCAATCACTGACGGCCACTCTGTGTCTGAGGCCCTGAACAGCGCCCCGAGGGCCTTCCCGCCTTTTTACCGGGCCGTTGTCTCATCCGGGCAGGCCTCAGGCCGTCTCGACGAAGTTCTGGAACGCCTCGCAACCCATCTCGAAAAGTCGCGCAAGATGCGCAACAAGATCATGTCGGCGCTGATCTATCCCATCGTGCTGACGGTCATCGCACTCCTCGTCGTGACCCTTCTCATGGTGTTCGTTGTCCCGGCCATCGTTGAGCAGTTCGACACGCTCGGGCAGGATCTGCCGTGGCTGACGGATGCCGTGATCAGCATCTCCAGCTTCTTGAGGCAGTGGGGCATTGTCGTCCTGATATTGCTCGTCGCGGGCGTGTGGGGCCTTCGCCGCCTCTTTCGCCAACCACGCATCGCCGAAGCGCGCGACCGGTTTATCCTGTCGCTGCCCGTCGTCGGACGACTCGCGCGCGGTATCTCGTCGGCGGCCTTCGCGCGCACCTTCGCAACCCTCTCTGCATCAGGCTCTCCGGTGCCGGATTGTCTCGGCGCGGCGCGCGGGGCCATGTCGAACGCCGTCTTCCGCAAAGCGACGCTCTCTGTTCGCCGGCGCGTCGAAGAGGGCACCGGCCTTGCCCGCGCCATGCGCGCCGAACTCGTTTTCCCCCCCATCCTCCTTCACATGGTCGCCAGTGGTGAGCGGGGCGGCGACCTAGCAGGCATGATGGAGCGCGCCGCCGACTACCTCGAGGATGAGTTCGACAATGCGTCGACCATCGCGCTCGGTCTGCTTGAGCCGATCATGATCGTGGTCCTCGCCGGCATTGTCGCGCTGATCGTCCTCGCGATCATGCTGCCCATTCTTCAGATCAACCAGCTGGCCATCGGCTAG